In the Paenibacillus sp. FSL R7-0337 genome, GATAACGTTAGGAAAGTAGAATAGGTGCATCGTATCATGAGAAAAACTTGAATGACGACGATAACGCTGAGTATATTGTTAAAATAAATTATGCAAACAATGTGCTCCGAAGAGGATTATATTCAACTAATGGGTAACCGTTCTGAAGGTAAACTGATTGATATAGAGATGCAGTTGTTTAATAAGTATGACATTGAAAAGAGAACGATGTTTTATTGGAGCAAACGGTATGCGAGTCAACTGAGTCAGGGAGACAAATATCCAGAGTTGAGGAAATGCGTGACGATAAACATTTTAAACTATACGTTCTTGAAGAATGAGCAATATCATAACGTATTTCATCTGCGGGAGGACCGAACAGGGATATCCTTGATTGACGACATTGAGGTGCATTTCTTGGAGTTGCCGAAGCTGGATGAACATAGCGTTCCGTCTGAAGGCGGGGTGATCAATTGGCTGTTATTCCTGAAAGGTGCCGATACATCACAATGGGAGGTGCTGAAGATAAATGAGCCGGGTTTGGAGAAGGCAATGGATACCTTGCAATATTTGAGTCAGGATTCAGAAGCCAGACGGTTGTATGAGGCCAGACAGAAGTATCTGCATGATGAGGCATCTATGCTGGGAAGTGCGGAAATGGCAGGTGTAAAGAAGGTAGCTAAGAACATGCTTGACCTGAATCTAGACATACCGATTATTGTAAAGGCCACTGGATTAACGGAGCAGGGGATCAATGCTTTGAGGAAGTAAGGAATGAGGGAGCAGCCTATATGCGGATTATCCCTTTCTATAAGTTAGGCAAATTATATAATTGCGGGGGGCTTCTAGGGTGACATCAAAACTGTAACTACACTCGTAGAAGCTTATGTTCCGTTATCTTCGGACAGGGGTTCAACTCCCCTCGGCTCCAATATGGAGTAAAGCAGAAGACACCTTAAGAGGTGTCTTTTTTCATGCCTGAGGATGTATTATTAATTCCCTAGAATATAACAAGCCGCTTTCCCTGGATGGCTAAGAGGAAAATGATGACCATAGGGAACAACATCAATGTTACCAAGCTGTACTGGAGCAGAATAGTGCCGATCTTGATCTCCCCAAATAACATGAAGATTAGACCTTGGTACTTTGGTGAAATCACCCTGATAATTTTTCGACAGAAAACGGTTGAGTTGAAGAGTGGTATTTACAATTCTAGGCGAAGTGAAGCTGCTACGTACTTTGGCAATATAATATTTCGGAATGCTCTCTATATTTTTAAACAGACCATTATCAATTAAATAACGTTCTAATGAGTTAGCCGTTGCTAACTTCAATGCCCATTTGTTCATAAATTGAGGAGTATTGAACGATTTAGAATTTTTTTTGGCAACAGGTGGCTGAAGTAAAGTGATAGTATTCTTCGTATCCAGGTACTCGCACGCTGACGCTTCCAGCAGAATAACCGCTCCGAAGGAATGGCCAATCCAATGTGCGCCATGAGTGGCTTTTCCTGATAACTCCTTCACTACATTCAAATAGAGATCCAGAAGATTCTTGTCCCGCTTAAAAGGGGAACGTCCTAAACCCGGAAGATCTGGAATCCATACGGGTCGACCCGTTTTTTCATGAAGCTCTAGTCCTAAAGGAAATAAATCGGCTCCATCACTGAGCAAACCGTGAAATAAAATAAATGGCTTGCCCTCACCTGGTATTTGATAAATCACAGTGTTTCCGATTAAGGTTCGTTCATATGCATGATTATACTGGTCATTGGGGTACATCAGGCGGTAATCCAAATCTGCTACTACGGCCGGGAGAAAATTCATCACACTTGTCTTAGTAAACCAATCTTCTCCCATGACTTTTTTCGGTTGATCATTTGAAAAGGTTCTATTTGTAATAAAGTTCAGTCCATCCGATGGAATTTGTGTGATTTTACTGATCCCGCTGTTCATAAGTGCTTTCATGAAGCGAAGCGGCACAGAGATTGCAGGTGCGGCCATATTCATACTTTCTGACATCACGCCTAATAATTCAGATATATCCGGATCATGCTGGTTGTCTGGAACAAGTGTATAGGTTTGAATAGACAATTGCTCCAGCTTAACAACCTGAACAATAAACTTCGCCAGCGCATCGTTTGAAATAAGCGGTAACTTATACCCCTTGCCTCCAGGAATAACTGGCATCAGCCCTCTGCGCATACTCTCCACAAGCAAGCCTAAGCCAGCTACCTGCTCTGTACTTCCTGTTGTACTGCTGCCGACTACGGTTGGCGGATTAATCACAGATAGCGGATACCCTAATGCGGATGCCTGCTGGCGAATATACAGATCTGCTAAAAATTTGGTTCTTTCATACGGATTTTTTATTTTCAGATAGTCGTGCCCTTCTTGAAACACATCAATCGCAACCTTGCTATTATCATCATCAAAGGGGGACATATATCCAACTACATGAATAAATTGCTGCAAACCCTTCAATTGGTGGATACGTTTAGCGAATTCACTGATATGCTTGGCACCATTTAAAAACACAGAAGTTGCCTCTTGCGTTGTCGCTTGAATATCCATTTGTCCGCCTGCGTGAATAATAATATCCGTGCGTAGTACCCTCTCCTTATCTTCATCACTTAGACCTAAATCTGGTTTCGTCAAATCACCTTCAATAAAGAATAGGGCTGCCTCGTTGAAAAACCCTTTTTCCTGATAAACACGTATTGCTTTACTTCTCGATCTCACTAAAAGAAAAATCATATTATCCTCTTTAAGAAGCTCCTCCACGAGTTGCCTCCCGATAAAGCCTGTTCCACCTGTCAAAAATATAGTCCTCAAATCATCCGCGCTCCTTTTTAGTACTGCATGGTACTAATTTTGTTGTAAAAAAAATGCTTCTTATCGAAGCAAGTTAAAAAAGTGGCTGGCTGTTGTCGTGATCACCGTTGCATCCTTCAATGTCTCTGACAGAAACAGTGCTCCTTCCAGATTCGTTATAAAAAGTGCCGCCACCTCATCAATATGAATCGTATCTCTAAACTCGCCTTTTTCTGCTCCTTGCTTAAGCAATAGAGAGATTTTCATTTGTAAGCCTGTAAAAAAGAGACCTATTTTCTCCTTTATGTGCGTTGCTTGTGCAGGGGTTTGAATATAAAGAGTAATAAATGGACAGCTACCCTTATACTCTCTGGACTGAACTCCTTGCGATAAATGTTTTAAAAACATCTGGACACGATCCTCCACGGATAATTGGTTCTGGGAAAGGATTTCATCCATTGCACGCTCATACGCTTCAATCCAATAATCAACGACTCCTGCTAACAACTCTTCCTTATCAGCGAAGTGATAATACACATTCGATTTTGATACCTTGCTCACACGAACTAATTCATCCATGCTGGTATAAGCAAATCCCTTTTCTAAAAATAAGGCTGCCGCGACTTCAAGCACACGTTTTTGATTCATTATTTTTACCTTTGTCATGACTAGAACTATATAGTACTAATTCAAACATTGCAAGTATTTTCATTTTTGCATAACCCCTATTTATCCTCTATAATTGTAGGCTACTATGCACCTGTCAGGAGGAAATGATGAATTATATTAAAGAAAACCTTGCAGGATATGGCGTGAGCGAGCAAATGAGTGTGTATCTCTCGAACATCATTATGATTTTATTTATCGCTTTGCTCTCTGTAGTGGCCAATCTTGTAGCCAAAAAAATCGTACTGAAGATCATCATCCATATCATTAATAACAACCGGTATACGTGGGATAATTTCTTTTTGGAGAAAAAGGTGTTTCACAAGCTGTCGCATCTCGCTCCGGCCTTTATCATCTATTATGCTGCACCTATTTTTCCACTGTATCAGTCTTTCATTATAAAGATTGCCTTAACTTATATGATTATCGTAACGATCACGGTGTTTAATGCCCTGCTTGATGCCATCGATGCTATTTATCGTACGTATGAAGTGTCCAAGATTAGGCCGATCAGGGGTTACATTCAGGTTGCGAAGATTATTCTGTATATTATTGCTGCGATTGTAGTGATTTCTAACCTTATGGGACAGAATCCGCTGATTCTTCTTAGTGGACTGGGTGCTTTATCGGCTGTTCTTATGCTGGTCTTCAAAGATTCGATATTGGGCCTCGTGGCAGGGGTGCAATTATCCTCTAACGATATGGTCCGAGTCGGCGACTGGATTGAAATGCCTAAATATAATGCTGACGGCAATGTAATTGACATTACGCTGAATACGGTAAAGGTGATGAATTTCGATAAAACCATTACCATGATTCCAAGCTATGCCCTGATCTCAGACTCTTTTAAAAATTGGCGGGGCATGGAAGCTTCTGGCGGCAGAAGGATGAAGCGAAGTGTCTGTATTGATACAAGCAGCATATGTTTTTGTACCAAAGAAATGATTGAAGAGTTCCGGAAAGTACACTATCTCAGCGATTATGTCACGACAAGATTAGATGAAATTAACGCTTATAATATCGAACATCATATCAATATGGAGAGCAAAGTGAATGGAAGACAGCTAACGAATATCGGAGTATTCCGGGAATATGTCCAAGAATATCTGCGCAATCATCCCAAAATTCATAAGGATATGACGCTCATTGTCAGACAGTTAGAAGCAGGAGACAGCGGACTGCCCTTAGAAATTTATGCGTTCAGCAATGAGACGACCTGGGGTGTGTATGAGTCGGTACAGTCGGATATCTTTGATCACATTTTTGCGATTATTCCTCTGTTTGGACTTCGCGTTTTCCAGAACCCGACGGGCCAGGATATTGTTAATTTAAAAGAGAGAAGAGAGTATTCGACGGGGTATTGAGGATATGGCAATGGAAGAGGATTAGCCTTTGCGGGCCAGGCCGGAGGCCGGGCAATGTTGCAATGTTGTCCAATTAAAGAATGAAGTAGCCCCTCATTAGTGTATAATAAAGCAAATTGAAGCCCTATCCCTGTCCTTGGACCGGAACGGACAGGAAGCTGAGGAGGAATCGTTGTGGCCAGCATTAGACAGAGAATTGTCCCGCATCTATGGTATGACAAGGAGGCGGCAGAAGCCGCCCGCTTTTATGCTTCTGTGTTCCCGGAATCCAGAGTTACAAGTGTGAACACCATTCATGATACGCCGTCCGGCGATGCGGGTCAGGTCTCTTTTGAGGTCTGGGGGCAGCCGTTCATGGCGATCAGCGGGGGGCCGTATTTCAAGCTGAATCCGGCTGTGTCATTCTTTGTGAATTTTGATCCCTCACGGGAAAAGGATGCAGCAGAGAGATTAGATGAGGTGTGGGATAAGTTAGCTGAAGGCGGCACCGCCCTGATGCCGCTCGGCAAGTATCCGTTCAGTGAGCGGTATGGCTGGATTCAGGATAAGTTCGGAGTGTCCTGGCAGCTGATTCTCACGAATCCGGCAGGGGAAGAGCGGCCTGCGATCATTCCTTCCTTGTTGTTCGTGGGGGATCGATGCGGGAAGGCGGAAGAGGCGATGTCCTTCTATCTGTCCGTATTCAAGGATTCGCGGCAAGGTCTTCTTACCCGCTACCCGGCAGGCTCTGCGCCGGATCAGGAAGGAACGATTATGTTCGCGGACTTCATGCTGGAGAATCTGTGGTTCACGGTAATGGACAGTGCGCATAATCATCAGTTCAGCTTCAATGAAGCGGTCTCCTTCATGGTATCCTGCGATTCTCAGGAAGAGATTGACTACTACTGGGACAAGCTGTCCGCAGTTCCTGAAGCCGAGCAATGCGGCTGGCTGAAGGATGCCTTCGGCATCTCCTGGCAGATTATTCCGGCAGAGATGAATGAGATGATGAAGAAGGGTACGCCGGAGCAGCTGGCGCGTGTGACGAAGGCTTTTCTGCAGATGAAGAAGTTTGAGCTTGCAGAGCTGCGTAAGGCCTATAAGGGAGAATAAAAGAGGCAATTTGCTGGAATAACAACACAAGCGATAAGGAACACATCCTTATCGCTTCTTTGCGCGTAAATATAAGAAGGTACAGGTTTCACTTGCCCTACACCTTCTCCCCTCCATCCCCGGCCCGGTACTTCTTCCGGTACTGGGCCGGGGTCATGCCGTATACCTTCTTGAAGCTGGAATAGAAGGTGTTCAGGGACGAGAAGCCGAAATGCTGCACGATGGGCTCGATCGGCGAGTCGGAGGCAATGAGCTCCTGGCAGATGAACGTTAGCCGCTTCTCTGATATTTTATCGGTGATGGACTGGGTGGTCTCTCCTTTGTACAGACTGCGGAAATAATTGACGGACAAGCCCAGGTGATCGGCCAGCATGGTGGCAGACAGATTCGGGTCGGTGAGATGACTCTCGATGAACTGGTCCACCTGGCCGATCAGGGCGATATTCTTGGATTGGCTGCGGGCGGCCGCAATGTCTTCGAGCGTCTTGGTAAACAAAGCCTCCATCCAGGGCATGACGTTATCCATCGTTTCCTGCCGAATGATCTGCTTCTCAATGGACGTCAGTCCCCACGAGCTGGGCAGCGGCTGGGAGGAATGCTCCTGGATAAGCCGGCGGATGTCCATGAACAAGGTAATCAGAGACATTTTACATTCAAAATAAGGCAGTTCCCGCAGCTTCACAACTGCTGAGCGTAAGACCTCCAGAATGACGGCGGCGTCCCCCTTGAGTATAGCCTGGGCGATCTGCCGCTCCTGACTCACAGGCAAATGATACAATTCCCCGGGCGCAGCAGGTAGCCATTCCTTCACAATGAGCGACCGGTGTCCGAAGCGGAACCTCTCCTGCGTCAGATCATACGTCTCCAGATATATCTCATGCATGTCGGTTAAGCCAGGCAATGTCCGGCCCCAGGCCACGGTGGTTCCCACAGACAAATACTGCTGGATCAGCCGCCCTGCTACTTGCAGCTCCTTCGCGAATTCCTCTGACAAGGGAGCCGATAAGACTACAGCCACGTGGTCGTCCCCCATATCTACGGTCTGCAGCTTGTGCCTGGACGATTGCAGCGACTCCTGAATGATATTGGACATCGCGAACCGGAGCAGGCGCCGGTCCTTCTCCGGGTACACTCCCGAGAATTCTGCGAAGTGGTCGATCCGGAAGATGGCTACGGACAACTCATCGCCCGGCAGATCAATCCCCCATTCCACGAATTGAGCGCAGATCTCCGCTGCCGAATGGTACGTCTCGCCCAGGAAATCCCTTAAGAATCGTTCTCTGCCCAGAAATTTATTATGCCGCCATTGCTCAGTAAGCTCGTGAATCTGATTATGCTGCGAGGTGAAAACGCTTGATAAGTATTCGAGTTCATTGGCGTTCGCGCCAAGGCCCGGCTTCTCCGCCTGATGCTGCCGCATGACCCGGCTGATCAGCTCCTGAATGGGTGAGTACACCCGTTTGGAGATTAGAATAATCACCGCCAGGGAGGCTGCGAACAAGACGAGGAACAGGATCAGACTGGTATCGCGCAGGACCGTGATTTTATTCAGAATGGCGGATTTCGGGATCATCTCAATGAAGGTCCAATCCTGGATGCCCTTAACGGAGGAGTCGGCATAGACCACCAGCTTCTCTCCCTGATCCTGGGGCTGAAACAGCTTCCAGCCGCTGGCTCCCTTCATCCCGTGGCTTCTGAGCTCGGCAATCTGCTGCGGATTCATTGGCGTGCTGCTAAAAATCGTCTCATCTCTGTCATTCAGCACGGTGATCGACCGGCTCGCGAAGTTTGAATTATTCTGCAGCAGGGTCATGAGATTATGGGTATCCACATTCATGACGAACGCGGAGATAGAGCTGCCTTTTTCATAAAATCTGACAATGGTCATCACTTCTTTGGGCGTGTTCCCGGTAAGGGGGAGGGACAAGGTTCTCGGAATAAGCACGCTATGGTTGGCTGTTTCCGGGTCACGTAAGCGCTTAATAATATCCTGATCGTAAAAAGCTGCGGTATCATTTAACCCAAGTCTGGAGTCAATGACCGTATTCGTATAATCGTTAATGAGGTAGACAGAATCTATGGAGGGGTTGGCGTTCTTAATGTCCATTAACTGGCTCCATACTTCATAAGTCTCGAAATCGCTGTAATGGTCCGAAAGGGCATACACCTTAAGCGCGCTGTCATTACTGGAGGAGAAGCTGAAATCAAGTGCCCATTCCATCAGCCGCGACGTATTCCGGGCCCCGTTCACGAGAAGGGATTCCGAATGATCGCCGATTTCCTCCAGCAGTGTCTTGGAAGATTGCCCATAGAGCAGGACGAAGGATATCCCTAAGACCAGAACGTTCGCACTGACAAAGTAAAAAATAAGCTTCATGTAGGTAGGGTGCCGCTTCAGCGAGGCGAAGAACGGTTGTCTGAATTTCATGGCTCTGGAACCTCCGTAATCATAACTGTCCGGCTCATTACAAGTAGATTTATTATAGCACACAGGGTATTTTCGTCTGCCGAATCGTTTGTTTTGGGAAGAGTGTTGTTTTTGGGAAGGCGGTAAATCTGCACTTGCGGGAAGGATCGGCGTTTCTCGGAATTGCTCAGGGCACAAGGGCTTGATAAGGTGACGGCATAGATAACGGGACGCTCCTTAAGCGATTACCGGTCTTGAGGAAAGGGGGGATGTACAAATGAACTACCCGCTAAACGCAGGTAAACGTTCAAAATGGAGGCATATCACGCAGAATCCTTTTCTGTATGTGATGGCGGTACCGGGGCTGTTGTTTTTCCTCGTGTTCAGTTATTTTCCTATATACGGGATTATGATTGCCTTCAAAGATTATGATTTTGCCAAGGGGATCACGGGGAGTGACTGGGTAGGGTTTAGAAATTTCGATTATTTTTTTACATCAGATGACTTCTGGACGATTCTGCGGAACACACTGCTGCTCAACGTGCTGTTTATTGTGTTCACGACAGCGGCGGCCGTTCTGATTGCACTCATGTTCAATGAGATCCGCAATAAATATTTCAAACGGATATCGCAGTCGCTTATTTTCCTGCCTTATTTCATGTCCTGGATTGTGATCGGGATGATTGTCCAATCCTTATTCGGCGGGGAAGAGCCCATGATTAATGTCTGGCTGCACAATATCGGTATGGAACCGGTCAACTGGATGTTTGAGTCGAGTCTGTGGCCTTATATTCTGACGGTGATCCGGGTGTGGCAAGGCGCTGGTTATCTCTCAATTATTTTCCTGGCCGCCATTACGGGCATATCGGAGGATCTGTATGAGGCGGCCCGCATCGACGGGGCTTCTAAACTGCAGATTGTGACGCGCATTACGCTGCCGCTGCTGCTGCCGACGATTATGATCATGACGCTGCTGGCTGTGGGCAAAATTTTCAACGGGGACTTTGCGATGATCTATGCCATCATTGGTGACAACTCGATGCTGTATCCGACGACGGACGTCATTGATACCTTTGTCTTCCGCTCTATGCGGCAGCTGCACGATTTCGGCATGTCTTCGGCCGTGGGCCTGTTCCAGTCCATTATGGGTCTGATCTTCGTCATTGCTGCCAACTGGGTCACCCGCAGGGTATCCAAAGAATCTGCTTTATTCTAGGAGAGGTACTATGATACAGAAACAAAGCGCTGCGGACCGCACCTTTACGGGATTCGCCCATACGTTCATTTTGCTGTTTACTTTATTTTGTCTGTTTCCTTTTCTGCTGATGATTGCCGGTTCCTTTACGGATGAGGAGGAGCTGATAGCGCACGGCTATACCTTATTCCCGCAAAAGTTATCGCTGGCCGCGTATAAGGCGGTTCTGCAATCAGATGTACTTTTTAACGGCTATGGTGTTACCCTGTTCATCACGGTTGTCGGGGCCTTAAGCGCCCTGTGCATTTCCGCCATGCTCGGCTATTCACTGGCGAATAAACGGAATGTTCTGCAAACGCCCTTTCTGTTTTTTTGCTACTTGCCTATGCTCTTCTCGGGAGGGATCATTCCGTTCTATATTGTAGTCAGCCAGTGGCTGCATTTGCAGAATACAATCTGGGTGCTCATTCTGACGATGTTATGCCAGCCGTTTCTCGTCTTCCTATTGGTCAGCTTCTTCCGCACTATACCTGAGGAGCTAGAGGAAGCTGCCAGAATCGATGGAGCGAATGAGATGAGAGTGTTCTTCCAGATTATGATTCCGATCTCCAAGCCGATTCTGGCTTCTGTCGGCCTCTTCTATGCGCTGAGCTTCTGGAATGACTGGTTCATGGGACTGATGTTCATTGATAACGAGAAGTTATTCCCGCTGCAGTTAATTCTGCGCCGGATGGTTTCCAATATGGAAGCGGCCAGGAATCTGATTCCTTCGGGTGCAGCGATTGCAGTGACTCCACCGACGTACGGGGTGCGGATGGCGACCACGGTACTGACCATCGGCCCGATTGTACTGCTGTATCCGATGCTTCAGAAATATTTTGTCAAAGGTCTAACGGTAGGCGCTGTCAAAGGGTAAGTTATTCAGATTGTCCATAGATACGGGAGGGTTACGAGATGAGGTTAAACAAATGGTTCGGCACGGCAACAACAGCGGTATTGGTGTCGTCACTGGTGCTGGCAGGCTGCGGGGGAAATGCGAAGAACGAAGGCAGTACAGCGAATTCTACGAATTCCCCTTCCCGTTCAGAGGGTGCAGCGCCTGCTTCCAAGGAAGTAGTGACGCTGAAGGCTTATTTCCCGGGAGATAAACCTGCGGGGTTCGATGCTGTGCTGCAGGCAGTCAACGACAAGCTGAAAAAGGATAATATCGGAGCCGCTCTGAATATCAACTTCATGCCTTGGACCGATTACGGGAATGCGGTATCCGTGAAGATGTCTGCCGGTGAAGAGTTCGATATGTACCTGGATGCCCCTTGGCTATCGATGAACCAGATGATCGAGAGTAAATCGTTGACGGAGCTGGATGCGGCGGTGGCTGCACGGCCTGAGCTGAAGGCATCCATTCCGGAGGAAATGTGGGAGTATAACAAATTCGGCGGTAAAATTATGGGGATTCCGCTCGGCACCACCCAAGGCCAGCTGTATGGCGTACTGATCCGTAAGGATTTACGCGAGAAATACGGGCTTCCTGAGCTGAAGACCCTCGATGACCTGGAGAAATTCCTGTATGCAGTCAAGGAAAATGAGAAAGACATCAAGCCTTTTGTCATTAATGGAATTAAGGCCGATAAGCTGCCATTCATCCTGAGTAACTCTGCGAATCTGGCACAGGATGAAGTGCTGGAGATTGGGGTCAACATGTTCTCGTATGCGATCAAGGATAAGAAGGTCATTGGCCAATGGGAGAGCCCGACGATTGCCGATGCTTATGAACGTGTTACCAAATACTACAAGGATGGGATTATCTCCAAAAATATTGCCCAGGAGCAAAATGCCGAGACGCTGTTCAAGCAAGGTAAATATGCGGCGACCTACTATGCAGCTGATGGGGTCGAGGGGCTGAAATATTCGGAGATGCTGAAGGACGGCAGCGACAAGCTGGAGATTTTCATTCCGAACGGGGAGCAGGCTAAGCCCTATACGGCTTATCAGCAATGGAACTTCCTCTGTATCCCGACGACCTCCAAGCATTCCGATGTCACTATGGATGTAGTGAACTGGCTGTCGATTAAGGAGAACCATGATTTGATGGAATACGGCATTCAAGGGAAGGACTGGGAGCCTGTCGGTGATTCGAGCTATAAGGCGCTGTCCGGCTATACATTCCCTGGTTATGTGCTGACGTGGCGGCCGACGCTCAACCGTACACCTGACACCATGATGCAGGATGACAAGAAGTGGTTCGACTTCTCGACCCAGACGTCCAATTTCACGCTGAGTCCGATTGCAGGCTTCAACTTCAACGCTGAGAAGGTAAAGACGGAATATGCCAAAATCACGCCGCTGCACGATTCGATCTTCCTGCCGTTAAGCCAAGGCCTGATCCCTGCGGCGGAAGGAAAGAAGACGATGGAGGACAAAATGGCGAGTCTCGGCGGGCAAAAAGTGATCGATGAAATCCAGGCTCAGATTGATACTGTTACTTCCGGCAAATAACTGTACTTCAAATACAGAAAGAGGTCACTCCAATGAAAATAACACGCAGCGCGCATAATCCTCTGATCGAAGCCCGGGATGTTGCCCCCTCCCGTCCCGATTTCAAGGTGCTGGGCGCGTTCAATGCAGGCGTGGCGCAGTTACAGGAGGAGACAATTCTCTTGCTGCGCGTGGCCGAAGCGCCAATATCAGACCAGGCGGATGAGGTGCTCGTTCCCCGGTTGAATGAAGCAGGGACGGAGGTGCAGGTCGAGCGGTACGACAGGAATGATCCAGGCTATGATTTCTCAGATTCACGCTTCGTAGCCAAGGAGGGACAGACGGTGATGCTCACCTCCTTGTCTCATCTCCGGGTAGCACGGAGCCAGGATGGCGTTCATTTCGAGGTCGAGCCGCAGCCGGCCCTGTTCCCGGAGCATCCGCTGGAAGCATGGGGGATCGAAGATCCGCGTGTGACCCAGATCGGGGATACCTATTACATCACTTACAGTGCGGCCTCCGCACGCGGTGTCGGAGTTGGGCTGGCGGAGACCCGCGACTTTCAGACCTTCAAGCGGCGCGGGTTCATGCTGCCGCCCGAGAATAAGGATGTCATGATTTTCC is a window encoding:
- a CDS encoding alpha/beta fold hydrolase, whose protein sequence is MRTIFLTGGTGFIGRQLVEELLKEDNMIFLLVRSRSKAIRVYQEKGFFNEAALFFIEGDLTKPDLGLSDEDKERVLRTDIIIHAGGQMDIQATTQEATSVFLNGAKHISEFAKRIHQLKGLQQFIHVVGYMSPFDDDNSKVAIDVFQEGHDYLKIKNPYERTKFLADLYIRQQASALGYPLSVINPPTVVGSSTTGSTEQVAGLGLLVESMRRGLMPVIPGGKGYKLPLISNDALAKFIVQVVKLEQLSIQTYTLVPDNQHDPDISELLGVMSESMNMAAPAISVPLRFMKALMNSGISKITQIPSDGLNFITNRTFSNDQPKKVMGEDWFTKTSVMNFLPAVVADLDYRLMYPNDQYNHAYERTLIGNTVIYQIPGEGKPFILFHGLLSDGADLFPLGLELHEKTGRPVWIPDLPGLGRSPFKRDKNLLDLYLNVVKELSGKATHGAHWIGHSFGAVILLEASACEYLDTKNTITLLQPPVAKKNSKSFNTPQFMNKWALKLATANSLERYLIDNGLFKNIESIPKYYIAKVRSSFTSPRIVNTTLQLNRFLSKNYQGDFTKVPRSNLHVIWGDQDRHYSAPVQLGNIDVVPYGHHFPLSHPGKAACYILGN
- a CDS encoding TetR/AcrR family transcriptional regulator is translated as MNQKRVLEVAAALFLEKGFAYTSMDELVRVSKVSKSNVYYHFADKEELLAGVVDYWIEAYERAMDEILSQNQLSVEDRVQMFLKHLSQGVQSREYKGSCPFITLYIQTPAQATHIKEKIGLFFTGLQMKISLLLKQGAEKGEFRDTIHIDEVAALFITNLEGALFLSETLKDATVITTTASHFFNLLR
- a CDS encoding mechanosensitive ion channel domain-containing protein; translated protein: MNYIKENLAGYGVSEQMSVYLSNIIMILFIALLSVVANLVAKKIVLKIIIHIINNNRYTWDNFFLEKKVFHKLSHLAPAFIIYYAAPIFPLYQSFIIKIALTYMIIVTITVFNALLDAIDAIYRTYEVSKIRPIRGYIQVAKIILYIIAAIVVISNLMGQNPLILLSGLGALSAVLMLVFKDSILGLVAGVQLSSNDMVRVGDWIEMPKYNADGNVIDITLNTVKVMNFDKTITMIPSYALISDSFKNWRGMEASGGRRMKRSVCIDTSSICFCTKEMIEEFRKVHYLSDYVTTRLDEINAYNIEHHINMESKVNGRQLTNIGVFREYVQEYLRNHPKIHKDMTLIVRQLEAGDSGLPLEIYAFSNETTWGVYESVQSDIFDHIFAIIPLFGLRVFQNPTGQDIVNLKERREYSTGY
- a CDS encoding VOC family protein, with the protein product MASIRQRIVPHLWYDKEAAEAARFYASVFPESRVTSVNTIHDTPSGDAGQVSFEVWGQPFMAISGGPYFKLNPAVSFFVNFDPSREKDAAERLDEVWDKLAEGGTALMPLGKYPFSERYGWIQDKFGVSWQLILTNPAGEERPAIIPSLLFVGDRCGKAEEAMSFYLSVFKDSRQGLLTRYPAGSAPDQEGTIMFADFMLENLWFTVMDSAHNHQFSFNEAVSFMVSCDSQEEIDYYWDKLSAVPEAEQCGWLKDAFGISWQIIPAEMNEMMKKGTPEQLARVTKAFLQMKKFELAELRKAYKGE
- a CDS encoding helix-turn-helix domain-containing protein; protein product: MKFRQPFFASLKRHPTYMKLIFYFVSANVLVLGISFVLLYGQSSKTLLEEIGDHSESLLVNGARNTSRLMEWALDFSFSSSNDSALKVYALSDHYSDFETYEVWSQLMDIKNANPSIDSVYLINDYTNTVIDSRLGLNDTAAFYDQDIIKRLRDPETANHSVLIPRTLSLPLTGNTPKEVMTIVRFYEKGSSISAFVMNVDTHNLMTLLQNNSNFASRSITVLNDRDETIFSSTPMNPQQIAELRSHGMKGASGWKLFQPQDQGEKLVVYADSSVKGIQDWTFIEMIPKSAILNKITVLRDTSLILFLVLFAASLAVIILISKRVYSPIQELISRVMRQHQAEKPGLGANANELEYLSSVFTSQHNQIHELTEQWRHNKFLGRERFLRDFLGETYHSAAEICAQFVEWGIDLPGDELSVAIFRIDHFAEFSGVYPEKDRRLLRFAMSNIIQESLQSSRHKLQTVDMGDDHVAVVLSAPLSEEFAKELQVAGRLIQQYLSVGTTVAWGRTLPGLTDMHEIYLETYDLTQERFRFGHRSLIVKEWLPAAPGELYHLPVSQERQIAQAILKGDAAVILEVLRSAVVKLRELPYFECKMSLITLFMDIRRLIQEHSSQPLPSSWGLTSIEKQIIRQETMDNVMPWMEALFTKTLEDIAAARSQSKNIALIGQVDQFIESHLTDPNLSATMLADHLGLSVNYFRSLYKGETTQSITDKISEKRLTFICQELIASDSPIEPIVQHFGFSSLNTFYSSFKKVYGMTPAQYRKKYRAGDGGEKV
- a CDS encoding ABC transporter permease subunit, whose amino-acid sequence is MNYPLNAGKRSKWRHITQNPFLYVMAVPGLLFFLVFSYFPIYGIMIAFKDYDFAKGITGSDWVGFRNFDYFFTSDDFWTILRNTLLLNVLFIVFTTAAAVLIALMFNEIRNKYFKRISQSLIFLPYFMSWIVIGMIVQSLFGGEEPMINVWLHNIGMEPVNWMFESSLWPYILTVIRVWQGAGYLSIIFLAAITGISEDLYEAARIDGASKLQIVTRITLPLLLPTIMIMTLLAVGKIFNGDFAMIYAIIGDNSMLYPTTDVIDTFVFRSMRQLHDFGMSSAVGLFQSIMGLIFVIAANWVTRRVSKESALF
- a CDS encoding carbohydrate ABC transporter permease, giving the protein MIQKQSAADRTFTGFAHTFILLFTLFCLFPFLLMIAGSFTDEEELIAHGYTLFPQKLSLAAYKAVLQSDVLFNGYGVTLFITVVGALSALCISAMLGYSLANKRNVLQTPFLFFCYLPMLFSGGIIPFYIVVSQWLHLQNTIWVLILTMLCQPFLVFLLVSFFRTIPEELEEAARIDGANEMRVFFQIMIPISKPILASVGLFYALSFWNDWFMGLMFIDNEKLFPLQLILRRMVSNMEAARNLIPSGAAIAVTPPTYGVRMATTVLTIGPIVLLYPMLQKYFVKGLTVGAVKG